TTTATGAAAAACTTGGCGCGCATCCGCTCACGATTGACGATGTCAAGGGCGTGCATTTCGCGGTCTGGGCGCCTTCTGCGCGGCGGGTGAGTGTGATCGGCAATTTCAACAATTGGGACGGCCGCCGCCACCCGATGCGCGTGCATCTGAGCGGCGTGTGGGAAATTTTCATTCCGGGCTTGAGCGCGGGCGAGGTTTATAAATTCGAAATCAAAACCCGCGAGGGCCATTTGCGGGTGAAAAGCGATCCCTTTGCGTTCGCCACCGAATTGCGGCCCAGCAATGCCTCCATCGTCCACGAGCGGAAAGCATTTCAATGGCAGGATCAAAGCTGGATGGAAAATCGCAAAGCTACATCCTGGCTCGACCGGCCCATGTCGATCTATGAAATCCATCTCGGCTCCTGGCGGCGCAAAAGCGAAGAGGAAAACGGCTGGTATAGTTATCGCGAGATTGCCGCGCCGCTGGCGGACTATCTCACCACCATGGGCTATACCCACATTGAAGTCATGCCGTTGATGGAATATCCTTATGATCCCTCCTGGGGTTATCAAGTCACCGGATATTTTGCGGTGACGCGGCGCTACGGCTCGCCTGATGACTTCGCTTATTTTGTCGATTATATGCACCGCCACAACATCGGCGTGATCATGGATTGGGTGCCGGCGCATTTTCCCAAGGACGATTGGGCGCTGCGCTGGTTCGACGGCACCGCGTTGTTCGAACATCTTGACCCGCGCCTGGGCGAACATCCCGACTGGGGCACGCTTATTTTCAATTATGGCCGCAACGAAGTGCGCAACTTTCTCATTGCCAGCGCGCTGTTCTGGCTGGAGGAATATCATATCGACGGTTTGCGCGTCGACGCCGTGGCCTCGATGCTGTATCTCGACTATTCGCGCAACGAAGGCCAATGGCTGCCCAACAAATACGGCGGCCGCGAGAATCTTGAGGCCATCGCCTTTATCAAGAAACTCAATGAAATCGTGCACGAAAAATTTCCCGGCGCGATGATGATTGCCGAAGAATCTACCGCCTGGCCCATGGTCTCACGCCCAACCTATCTCGGCGGCCTGGGTTTTACCTTCAAATGGAATATGGGTTGGATGACTGATTTTCTGCGCTACATGAAGGAAGATCCCATCCATCGCAAATATCACCAAAACCTCATCACCTTTTCGATGTACTATGCCTTCTCCGAGAACTTCATTCTGCCGCTCTCGCACGATGAAGTCGTTCACGGCAAACGTTCGCTGCTCGACAAGATGCCCGGCGATACCTGGCAAAAAATGGCGAATTTCCGCGTTGCGCTCGGCTACATGTACGGCCATCCCGGCAAGAAACTCACATTTATGGGCAGCGAGTTTGGGCAATGGTGGGAATGGAATCATGCCGACAGCCTGCAGTGGCATTTGCTCGAACAAGAGCAGCACCGCCAATTGCAGCAATATGTAAAAGACTTGAATGCGTTGTACCGCCACGAACCGGCGTTGTATGAAATCGACTATTCCTGGGAAGGATTTCAGTGGATCGATTTTCAGGATTTCGACGCCAGCATCATTTCGTTCATTCGCTACGGCAAAAACACGGATGAAGCTCTCATCTTCGCGTGCAATTTCACCCCGGTGCCGCGGCCGCAATATCGTATCGGCGTGCCATTTTTGACCTCATATGAGGAAATTCTCAACAGCGATTCCCAGCATTACGGCGGCAGCAACATGGGTAACGCCGGCAAAGTCTTCGCGGAAGAAAAACCGCATCACAATCAAGACTATTCGATGCAAATTACCTTTCCGCCTCTGGCCGTGCTGGTCTTCAAAGGCAAGAAACAAACAACCGCATAAGCGGCGGCGCCGTCTTTCAGGAAGTCATACGGTATACGGTATGGAATCTTTTTCATTATTGGGCAGCCTCGCCGGGCTTGGCCTGGCCTCCGGCGTAAATTTGTATGCGACGGTTCTTGCGCTGGGCTTGGGTATCAGGCTCGGTGTTCTCCAACTCAATCCGGCGCTGGCGCATCTTAACATTTTGAGCGATCCGATCATACTCACGGTTGCGGGTGTAGCTTATTTAGTCGAGTTCTTCGCCGATAAAATTCCATGGGTTGACAGTCTCTGGGACAGCGTTCACACCTTTATCAGGCCTTTGGGCGCGGCCTGGCTCGGCATTACGGCTCTCGGTTCGGTAGATCCCGCCACCAACATTGGCGTCGCCCTGTTATGCGGCGGCGTGGCGCTGTCGGGCCATTCCACCAAAGCCGGGATTCGCGTGCTGGCGAATCACAGCCCCGAACCGTTCAGCAATGCGGGTTTGAGTCTTTTTGAAGATGTCTTGGCGATCGCGGGAACCTATCTTTCGATTCAACATCCCATTTTCACGTTGATCGTTATTGGAATTTTCCTGCTATTCTTTGTTTTTTTCTCGCCGAAGCTGTTTCGCCTGCTCAAGGCTGAGCTTAGAGGCTTCTATCGTTTATTGAGAAAATATTTATTCGCCGCACCCGAAGCCGCCGGGCCGGCCGTGGTTGAACTCTTGCCGGAAAACTATCTCGCCTATTGGCAAAAGAAAAATTTGCCGCCGGATCCCGCTGTTCGCCTCTCGTGCGTTGCCGGCAAAGGCCTCAACGGCTTGCGCCATGCCCTCGGTTTTTTTTGTTTGATCGAAAACCGCGCGTTCTTCCTAACGCAGCGATGGTTTCGTTTTCGCGAAGCCTCTTTTGAGCTGACGGAGTTTGTCAATCTGCAATTCCGGCGAAAACTTCTCTTTGATGAATTAAGCTGGGAATCCGGCAAAAAACGGCGTTACTTGTATTTCTTCAAAGATACCTCACCAAACAGCGAAGAAATTTACCGCCAGTTGCAGCAACGCCACACACAACCCTCGTCAATCGTGTAACAACCTTACGGACTTTGGCGGCTTCGCGAGTATATTCCTTGCCATAACTTACAGGCATTTAGCTTTTATCCTTGAAAGGACGTCATGAACGAGATTTTCATCGCGGTAATTTTAGGAATCGTCGAGGGCCTAACCGAATTTCTACCGGTCAGCTCAACCGGGCATCTCATCGTTGTCGGGCACTGGCTGCAATTCACCGGCGAAAAAGCCAACATCTTTGAAATCTTCATTCAGCTCGGCGCCATCATCGCCGTTTTAATCTACTTTCGCGCACGCATCTGGCGGCTGGTGAGCCTGATTCTCGGCAAATCCGTACCCGATAGCGAACTCACGATCGCGCAGGCGCGGCGTTTTGGTTTATCAGTTATTCTGGCCTTCATACCCGCCGCGATTTTCGGTTTCTTGTTGCATGACAAAATCGAAGAGTTGCTGTTCAATCCCAAAACCGTTGCTGCCGCTTTGATTGTCGGCGGCGTCGGCATCATTGCAATCGAACAATTGCATTTGCCCATCAAAACGGATACGATGGAAAAAATCACCTGGGGACAGGCGCTCGGCATCGGTTTCGCGCAATGTTTATCACTGATTCCCGGCATGTCGCGCTCGGCCTCAACCATCATGGGCGGTATGGTGCTCGGTTTGAATCATGCGGCGGCCGCTGAGTTTTCGTTCTTTCTCGCCATTCCAACCATCTTCGCGGCCACCGTGTACAGCTTGCTCAAGAGAATTGCCCTGTTGAACGCCGACGATGTGACGGTTTTCGCGGTTGGATTCATTGTTTCACTGCTCGTCGCCTGGCTGGTGATTGCTGCATTTATATCGTTCATCAAAAAACACAGTTTCGAAGCCTTCGGCTGGTATCGCATCGCGCTGGGGTTTGTGATTTTGGGGATGATGTTTTTTTAAGATCAGGAAATAGCCTATTCACGCAAATCGTTCGCAACAGCAAGATTACCAGACGCAAAAAAGATTAGTTGAAAATTAGAAATGTAATTTCTACGTTGGCTGAGAAACCGGGGAGATGGGATGGAATACAAGCTGCGTATGACGGACTGGCCCGAAAGCGAGCGCCCGCGGGAGCGTTTGTTCGTACATGGGCCGGAGAGCCTTTCCGATGCGGAATTGCTCGCGATTATTCTGCGCACCGGCAATCACGGTCAATCCGTGATTGATCTCGCGCGCAAATTATTGATTGAAACGAACGGATTCCGCGGGTTGGACGGCAAAGCGCCGGAAGAGTTGTGCCACATTCACGGCATGGGCAAAGCCAAAACCGCTCAGCTCAAAGCCGCGCTCGAGATCGGCAAGCGCTTGCAACAGGAACATCATGCCGAGCAACCCTACATTCGCACGAGCCGCGATGTTTTCGATTATCTTCATCTGCGCTTGTGCAACCAACCGCGCGAGCAGTTTGTCGTACTGCTGCTCAACGCGCGCAACCGTTTGATCCGGGAGAAAAAATTGTTTGAAGGCTCGCTACAGGAAAGCATGATCAATGCGCGCGAAGTCATCAAACTCGCGATTAACGAACATGCCGCGGGCATTGTTTTCGCGCACAATCATCCCAGCGGGGAACCCGCCCCCAGCCCGGACGATTTGCGCGCCACCAAAAAACTGCAAAGCGCTTGTGAATCCGTGGACATCAAAATACTCGACCATGTGATTATCGGCGGTGATCGCTACATGAGTTTTGCAGAAGAGGGATTGCTTTAAGCAGACTGTTTGCCGGAGGCAGAACAATCCGTTAAAAGTCATCATCAAATGTTTTCAAACGTATCTGAAATCCATAGCCGTCCTCGGTTAAGCAGAATCAGAACAACTTCTCGCCTCGAATCAACGTGAGCGCATCCACCTCCAAAATCAGGCTTCTCCCTCTCGATCTCACCAATAAAATCGCAGCCGGAGAAGTCGTCGAGCGCCCGGCTTCGGTTGTCAAAGAATTGCTGGAAAACTCTTTGGACGCCGGCGCAACGCAAATTACCATCGTCGTCAAAGACGGCGGCCGCGCGCTGATTCAGGTCGTTGACAATGGCAGCGGCATGAATCGTGAAGATGCGCAACTGGCCTTTCAACGCCACGCAACCAGCAAGATCGCCACGGCCGAGGATTTGGAGGCTATTCATACCCTCGGCTTTCGCGGCGAGGCTCTGGCGAGCATTGCCTCGGTTTCACAAATCGCCATGAAGACAATGGAGCCGGGCGCCACCGAGGCCACGCTGGTTGAATTTGAAGGCGGCGTGCAAACCAAGGTGGGCATTGCGGCGGGCACGCCCGGCACGAGCATCGCGGTCAAGAATCTTTTCTTCAATACGCCCGGCCGGCGCAAATTCGTGAAATCCGCCACGGCGGAATATCGCCAAATCCTCACCGTGATCAACCGCTTCTGCGTCGGCTATCCCGCGGTTTATTTCACATTCGTACACAATGATGAAATCATTCTCGATATGCCGCCGGCGGGCAGTTTGGAGGAACGCATCTTCACGCTCTACGGCAGCCGCATGCGCGATGCGCTGGTGACGCTGCACGATCAAGGCCCGGCGTGCCAAATCAGCGGCGTGCTCGGCAAACAAAGCACGGTGCGCAGCAATCGCGGCGAACAGTTTTTATTTTTGAATTCGCGCTACATCTCCGATCGTTCGCTCAATCATGCCATCATCTCCGGTTATGGTGAAATCCTGGCGCACGGCGGCTTTCCCTTTTATGCCGTGTTCCTGCAAGTCGATCCCACCCGCGTCGACGTGAACGTGCATCCCACCAAGATGGAAGTGAAGTTTGCGGATGATCGCCTGATCTATGCGCTGTTGCGCAATGCCGTGAAACAAACGCTCAACTCCAATGCCGTGATTCCGGTGGCCAATGATTTCGCGCGCGCGATTCCGGTGATGACGTGGCCGGCAGCGCCGGAGATGCCGGCTGCTGAGCAAAGCGCTGGGGCCTCACACCAACCCTTCTCACCGGCTGATTTTCGTGTCAAGCATCCCGGCCGGCAACTCGGTTTGGAATTGCCGCGGCCGCAAGCGCGGGCGCCCGAAAACACCGTTGAACTCACTTCCGAAGAACAGAGCAAGCTTTACGAACGCACGAATGTTTGGCAGGTGCATAATCGCTACATCTTCTCGCAGATCCCTGCAGGATTGGTTATCATCGATCAACACGTGGCGCACGAACGCATTTTGTATGAACAGGCGCTGGAGGCCTTCGCCAAGCAGGAGCCGGCTTCACAACGCTTGCTCTTTCCCATCGTGATCGAATTCAATGCAGAAGACTACGAAATTGCGAATGAGATTCTGCCGTTCCTGGCAAAAATCGGGTTCGCCCTAAAGCCGTTCGGCCATCGCACCTTGCTGCTGGAGGGCGTGCCGCCGGGGGCGCGTTATTCGACCAATTTGCAGGACGGCAACGTCATCCTGCAGATCATCGATGAATACAAACGCGGCAAGCGCGAGAAACTCGAGATTCGTGAAAACATCGCGGCTTCGTTTGCCTGCCATTCCGCCATTCGCTCCGGCGACCGCCTAACGCTGGCGAGCATGAATGCGCTCATCGATCAACTGTTCGCAACCAAAGCGCCTTATTTCTGCCCGCACGGACGACCGGTCATCGTCAATATACCGCTTGAGGAGTTGGATAAGAGGTTTGGGAGGATATAATTATTGCGTGGGAGAGATTTCATCCTTTCGTAGAAGACGTTGCCCCTCGAATACCGTTAGAATCTCCACTCTCGCCTTGTGGCTTCTGTAGACAATATGATAACTCTTTTCGAAAATTTCTCTAATTTTAGATTGTGAGAACTCGGGGACGATTCGCCCTCGATAGGGAAAGCGTGCAAGGGACTGCCACGTTTGATCAGCCGCTCTACAAATTCGTTAGCCCTTGCAGAGCTGCCTCTTGCAATAAAAGCCTCAATCTCAACCAACTGCTCCAGCGCTTCCTTGGTCCACACGACCTTCATTTTGCCACCTTGCTGCTACGCCGCTTTTGCAACTCCTGCTTTAATTGTGAGGCGTCAAAAACTCGTTGTGCCTCTGCATCACCCAGCCCGCGTTGTACCGATTCCTTGAACCTTTTAGAATAGCCCAATTGATCAAATGCTTCGGGAGCGAGCAGCACACCTGCCGGACGGCCGTTTTGTGTAATAACCAGTGGTCGCCCGGAGTCATGCACGCTTTTCAACCACTTCGCCAAACCCGTTTTGAATTCTCCCACGGGGATGATGTCGTTTGCGATGGATATTTGTTTCATTGCGAGCTCCGTCCTTTTTTTGAGATTAAATTTGAGTTCGAATTTAGCCTAAATTCGTATGGAGTGTAATAGGAGTTTTTTTAATCTTGCCGGCAAGGCGAATCGCATTGTCGGTCGTTTTGCTCGCGCCGGCATAGCCCAAATGTCACTTCTCTCTTGCATTTATCTTTGTGCCTGCTTATCTCCTACCCATGAGCACAGACACTACGCCCCCCCGTTTCCTCGACGCCTTCAGCCGCCCGTTGCGCGACTTGCGCATTTCCGTCACTGATCGCTGCAATTTTCGCTGCGTCTATTGCATGCCCAAGGAAGTCTTTGGCAAGAATTATCAATTCCTGCCGCGCGCGGAATTGCTCTCGTTTGAAGAGATTACGCGGCTGGCGCGCATTTTTGTGGATCTCGGCGTCACGAAGATCCGCCTGACCGGCGGCGAGCCTTTAATGCGCCATGATATCGAGCGTCTGGTCGAGATGCTTGCCCGTATTCCCAACCTCGACCTGACCTTGACAACAAATGGATCGTTTCCTATCAAACGCGTGTACTCCCTGCGCGACGCCGGCCTCAATCGCATGACGGTGAGTCTCGACTCACTTGACAACGAAATTTTCAAAACCATGAACGATGTTGATTTCTCCGTTGAGCAGGTTCTGGATTGGATTGCAGCTTCGGCATCGGCAGGATTAACGCCGGTGAAGATCAACATGGTGGTCAAACGCGGCGTCAATGAACACAGCGTCGCGCCCATGGCCCGCCATTTCAAAGGCTCCGGACACATCGTGCGCTTCATCGAATACATGGATGTTGGCAATACCAATGGCTGGCGCATGCATGATGTTGTTCCGGCTGCAGAAATTGTTGCGCGGATCAACGCGGAGATGCCTCTCGCGCCCATCGACCCGAATTATACCGGCGAAGTGGCAACGCGTTACAGTTATCGCGACGGCAGCGGTGAGATCGGCATTATTGCCTCGGTAACCCAGGCCTTTTGCCGCGATTGCACCCGCGCACGGCTCTCGACCGAAGGCAAGCTTTTCACCTGCTTGTTTGCAACGCGGGGACATGATTTCCGGCGATTGCTGCGCGGCGGCGCTTCCGATGCTGAGATCACGCAGGCGATCATTGCCCTCTGGTCCCGGCGCGAGGATCGCTACTCCGAAATTCGCAGCGCTGAGACAGTCGCATTGCACAAGGTGGAGATGTCGTATATTGGAGGATAACGCCCCCCAGCAAAGCAGACGCGGCTTGACAATACTATAATTTTTAGTTAAAATGATCTATGCCCGAGAAATTCTGGATACAAGATTTTGAAACGGGACGCGATCGGCTCAGGGTCCATTTCGTAACGGAACGTGGTGAAGTCAAGTCAATTCTCGTAATCCAGTATGAAGCTTATGTAGACAGGAAGTGGCATGCCATCGTGCGATATGATGAAGCGCACGGATTTTTTCATCGTGACATTTTGTCGCCAACCGGTGAACAAGAAAAACGTACTCAATCAGCAGAAGACAAAGGCCTTGCATTGACAGCCGCGCTCACTGAGCTCAAACAGAATTGGCTAGCATATCGCAAAGCCTATGAGGATCAATATTATGCAACCCGACAACCAAGCCCTTAGTGCAGACAAAAACTTTGATCGTTTGGTCGAACTTCTGGATCGCGAAATAAAGATGCCTGATTTGGCCAAGCAAATACCCAATGGCGCTCATATCCTTCACGGTGCTTACAATGATGCGGCTTTGACTCGAACAAACCTCAAGTTGGCGAGCAAAATTCTATTGGGCATGGCGTTGGGATATGTTGAAGAGGCGCCCCTGGTGATGGTGTTTGAGCAGA
Above is a window of Cytophagia bacterium CHB2 DNA encoding:
- the moaA gene encoding GTP 3',8-cyclase MoaA; translation: MSTDTTPPRFLDAFSRPLRDLRISVTDRCNFRCVYCMPKEVFGKNYQFLPRAELLSFEEITRLARIFVDLGVTKIRLTGGEPLMRHDIERLVEMLARIPNLDLTLTTNGSFPIKRVYSLRDAGLNRMTVSLDSLDNEIFKTMNDVDFSVEQVLDWIAASASAGLTPVKINMVVKRGVNEHSVAPMARHFKGSGHIVRFIEYMDVGNTNGWRMHDVVPAAEIVARINAEMPLAPIDPNYTGEVATRYSYRDGSGEIGIIASVTQAFCRDCTRARLSTEGKLFTCLFATRGHDFRRLLRGGASDAEITQAIIALWSRREDRYSEIRSAETVALHKVEMSYIGG
- the mutL gene encoding DNA mismatch repair endonuclease MutL, whose amino-acid sequence is MSASTSKIRLLPLDLTNKIAAGEVVERPASVVKELLENSLDAGATQITIVVKDGGRALIQVVDNGSGMNREDAQLAFQRHATSKIATAEDLEAIHTLGFRGEALASIASVSQIAMKTMEPGATEATLVEFEGGVQTKVGIAAGTPGTSIAVKNLFFNTPGRRKFVKSATAEYRQILTVINRFCVGYPAVYFTFVHNDEIILDMPPAGSLEERIFTLYGSRMRDALVTLHDQGPACQISGVLGKQSTVRSNRGEQFLFLNSRYISDRSLNHAIISGYGEILAHGGFPFYAVFLQVDPTRVDVNVHPTKMEVKFADDRLIYALLRNAVKQTLNSNAVIPVANDFARAIPVMTWPAAPEMPAAEQSAGASHQPFSPADFRVKHPGRQLGLELPRPQARAPENTVELTSEEQSKLYERTNVWQVHNRYIFSQIPAGLVIIDQHVAHERILYEQALEAFAKQEPASQRLLFPIVIEFNAEDYEIANEILPFLAKIGFALKPFGHRTLLLEGVPPGARYSTNLQDGNVILQIIDEYKRGKREKLEIRENIAASFACHSAIRSGDRLTLASMNALIDQLFATKAPYFCPHGRPVIVNIPLEELDKRFGRI
- a CDS encoding JAB domain-containing protein translates to MEYKLRMTDWPESERPRERLFVHGPESLSDAELLAIILRTGNHGQSVIDLARKLLIETNGFRGLDGKAPEELCHIHGMGKAKTAQLKAALEIGKRLQQEHHAEQPYIRTSRDVFDYLHLRLCNQPREQFVVLLLNARNRLIREKKLFEGSLQESMINAREVIKLAINEHAAGIVFAHNHPSGEPAPSPDDLRATKKLQSACESVDIKILDHVIIGGDRYMSFAEEGLL
- a CDS encoding undecaprenyl-diphosphate phosphatase; translated protein: MNEIFIAVILGIVEGLTEFLPVSSTGHLIVVGHWLQFTGEKANIFEIFIQLGAIIAVLIYFRARIWRLVSLILGKSVPDSELTIAQARRFGLSVILAFIPAAIFGFLLHDKIEELLFNPKTVAAALIVGGVGIIAIEQLHLPIKTDTMEKITWGQALGIGFAQCLSLIPGMSRSASTIMGGMVLGLNHAAAAEFSFFLAIPTIFAATVYSLLKRIALLNADDVTVFAVGFIVSLLVAWLVIAAFISFIKKHSFEAFGWYRIALGFVILGMMFF
- a CDS encoding DUF4126 domain-containing protein produces the protein MESFSLLGSLAGLGLASGVNLYATVLALGLGIRLGVLQLNPALAHLNILSDPIILTVAGVAYLVEFFADKIPWVDSLWDSVHTFIRPLGAAWLGITALGSVDPATNIGVALLCGGVALSGHSTKAGIRVLANHSPEPFSNAGLSLFEDVLAIAGTYLSIQHPIFTLIVIGIFLLFFVFFSPKLFRLLKAELRGFYRLLRKYLFAAPEAAGPAVVELLPENYLAYWQKKNLPPDPAVRLSCVAGKGLNGLRHALGFFCLIENRAFFLTQRWFRFREASFELTEFVNLQFRRKLLFDELSWESGKKRRYLYFFKDTSPNSEEIYRQLQQRHTQPSSIV
- a CDS encoding type II toxin-antitoxin system Phd/YefM family antitoxin; protein product: MKQISIANDIIPVGEFKTGLAKWLKSVHDSGRPLVITQNGRPAGVLLAPEAFDQLGYSKRFKESVQRGLGDAEAQRVFDASQLKQELQKRRSSKVAK
- the glgB gene encoding 1,4-alpha-glucan branching protein GlgB, giving the protein MHQTHSADPKQPATVSHKDFDRIVHGDHHDPFSILGIHKVALAQGNGIVIRVFAPEADRVNVIMPDEAGAATPMHKTNGMGFFVATFPEHTERFRYQLEIINQYGQSRRIYDPYAFLPVLTDFDLHLFAEGTHWSIYEKLGAHPLTIDDVKGVHFAVWAPSARRVSVIGNFNNWDGRRHPMRVHLSGVWEIFIPGLSAGEVYKFEIKTREGHLRVKSDPFAFATELRPSNASIVHERKAFQWQDQSWMENRKATSWLDRPMSIYEIHLGSWRRKSEEENGWYSYREIAAPLADYLTTMGYTHIEVMPLMEYPYDPSWGYQVTGYFAVTRRYGSPDDFAYFVDYMHRHNIGVIMDWVPAHFPKDDWALRWFDGTALFEHLDPRLGEHPDWGTLIFNYGRNEVRNFLIASALFWLEEYHIDGLRVDAVASMLYLDYSRNEGQWLPNKYGGRENLEAIAFIKKLNEIVHEKFPGAMMIAEESTAWPMVSRPTYLGGLGFTFKWNMGWMTDFLRYMKEDPIHRKYHQNLITFSMYYAFSENFILPLSHDEVVHGKRSLLDKMPGDTWQKMANFRVALGYMYGHPGKKLTFMGSEFGQWWEWNHADSLQWHLLEQEQHRQLQQYVKDLNALYRHEPALYEIDYSWEGFQWIDFQDFDASIISFIRYGKNTDEALIFACNFTPVPRPQYRIGVPFLTSYEEILNSDSQHYGGSNMGNAGKVFAEEKPHHNQDYSMQITFPPLAVLVFKGKKQTTA